From Watersipora subatra chromosome 2, tzWatSuba1.1, whole genome shotgun sequence, one genomic window encodes:
- the LOC137388572 gene encoding uncharacterized protein, whose protein sequence is MELKKPVEQQPVDPCSTYDDMELKKPVEQQPVDPCSTYNKMELKKPVEQQPVDPCRTYDKMELKKPVEQQPVDPCSTCDEMGLKKPVEQQPIDPCSTYDKMELKKPVEQQPVDPCSTYDDMELKKPVEQQPVDPCSTFDKMELKKPVKQQPVDPCSTCDEMGLKKPVEHKPLDRPLPHL, encoded by the coding sequence ATGGAACTGAAGAAACCTGTAGAGCAGCAACCTGTAGACCCTTGCAGCACTTATGATGATATGGAACTGAAGAAACCTGTAGAGCAGCAACCTGTAGACCCTTGCAGCACTTATAATAAGATGGAACTGAAGAAACCTGTAGAGCAGCAACCTGTAGACCCTTGTAGAACTTATGATAAGATGGAACTGAAGAAACCTGTAGAGCAGCAACCTGTAGACCCTTGCAGCACTTGTGATGAGATGGGACTGAAGAAACCTGTAGAGCAGCAACCTATAGACCCTTGCAGCACTTATGATAAGATGGAACTGAAGAAACCTGTAGAGCAGCAACCTGTAGACCCTTGCAGCACTTATGATGATATGGAACTGAAGAAACCTGTAGAGCAGCAACCTGTAGACCCTTGCAGCACTTTTGATAAGATGGAACTGAAGAAACCTGTAAAGCAGCAACCTGTAGACCCTTGCAGCACTTGTGATGAGATGGGACTGAAGAAACCTGTAGAGCATAAACCTCTAGACCGACCCTTGCCGCACTTATGA